One Paracidovorax avenae ATCC 19860 genomic region harbors:
- a CDS encoding OpgC domain-containing protein, producing MPETSTSRRWEIDAVRGLMLVLMTVTHLPTRLTMPLGQPFGFVSAAEGFVLLSAYMAGMVYGRTAARRGIPSMRQAFLRRATKIYACQAATLLFLFTVITFIGIRVDEPAIKGLITFYLAKPIEALVGGLLLVYEPPLLDILPIYVLFMLASPWVMSVGLRRGWAPVLAVSTALWFLAQFGLSKWFYDAINTVISNPIPFHETGTFSMWGWQFLWVLGLWMGASRNDPEAPPFVFPRWATGAAAAIAVVGFCWRHAIGQVPFGDGLPEWNLVFDKWQLGPLRVLNLFALLVLAIRFGPPLAARMPRPRWLETLGAASLPVFCAHLVVVLLAISLMGARYDRPWWQDIALLAVCFAALHAVARVSLWWDKGPDEDAPGAPRKLLRLRRPLPPAL from the coding sequence ATGCCCGAAACCTCCACTTCCCGCCGCTGGGAGATCGATGCCGTCCGGGGACTCATGCTGGTCCTCATGACGGTCACCCATCTGCCCACGCGGCTCACGATGCCGCTCGGCCAGCCCTTCGGCTTCGTCTCGGCGGCCGAGGGGTTCGTGCTGCTGTCCGCCTACATGGCGGGCATGGTGTACGGCCGCACCGCCGCCCGCCGCGGCATCCCGTCCATGCGGCAGGCCTTCCTGCGCCGGGCCACCAAGATCTACGCCTGCCAGGCCGCCACCCTGCTCTTCCTCTTCACCGTGATCACCTTCATCGGCATCCGGGTGGACGAGCCGGCCATCAAGGGCCTGATCACCTTCTACCTGGCAAAGCCGATCGAGGCGCTCGTGGGCGGGCTGCTGCTCGTGTACGAGCCCCCGCTGCTCGACATCCTGCCCATCTACGTCCTCTTCATGCTCGCAAGCCCCTGGGTGATGTCGGTCGGGCTGCGGCGCGGCTGGGCGCCGGTGCTGGCCGTGAGCACCGCGCTGTGGTTCCTGGCGCAGTTCGGGCTCTCGAAGTGGTTCTACGACGCCATCAATACCGTCATCAGCAATCCCATACCCTTCCACGAGACGGGCACCTTCTCGATGTGGGGCTGGCAGTTCCTCTGGGTGCTGGGCCTGTGGATGGGCGCGTCGCGCAACGATCCCGAAGCACCACCCTTCGTCTTCCCGCGCTGGGCGACAGGGGCGGCGGCCGCCATCGCGGTAGTGGGTTTCTGCTGGCGCCACGCGATCGGCCAGGTCCCCTTCGGCGACGGCCTGCCCGAGTGGAACCTGGTGTTCGACAAATGGCAGCTGGGGCCGTTGCGGGTGCTGAACCTGTTCGCGCTGCTCGTGCTGGCGATCCGGTTCGGGCCGCCCCTGGCGGCGCGCATGCCGCGGCCGCGCTGGCTGGAAACCCTGGGCGCCGCCTCCCTGCCGGTGTTCTGCGCCCACCTCGTGGTGGTGCTGCTCGCCATCAGCCTGATGGGGGCACGCTACGACCGGCCGTGGTGGCAGGACATCGCCCTGCTGGCCGTCTGCTTCGCGGCCCTGCACGCCGTGGCGCGGGTCAGCCTGTGGTGGGACAAGGGGCCGGACGAAGATGCGCCGGGCGCCCCGCGCAAACTGCTGCGCCTGCGGCGGCCCCTGCCCCCGGCGCTGTAG
- a CDS encoding SGNH/GDSL hydrolase family protein, whose amino-acid sequence MSLSLSRRFRPGRVAAAVLCVALLPAGAAWAAPTPAPSAAATLPAPYARWQSSMDAFAAADKAGLPKAGGVLFVGSSTIRLWTDLREDFRQLPVVINRGFGGSTMADCQYFVKNLVLQYQPRHVMVYAGDNDLAEGRTPEQVLESFQSFVRSVREALPETRISYISIKPSPLRLSLLPRMREANALLAQYVRTVPNSDFIDIFTPMLDAQGLPRTELFGADHLHMNDAGYDLWRTIIGSYVGDGAAPAGGATAAQPGTDGLIRASARP is encoded by the coding sequence ATGTCCCTGAGCCTTTCCCGCCGTTTCCGTCCTGGCCGCGTTGCCGCGGCCGTGCTGTGCGTAGCGCTCCTGCCGGCCGGTGCCGCCTGGGCCGCGCCCACGCCGGCACCTTCGGCGGCTGCCACACTTCCGGCGCCCTACGCGCGCTGGCAATCGAGCATGGACGCCTTCGCAGCGGCGGACAAGGCGGGCCTGCCGAAGGCGGGTGGGGTACTCTTTGTCGGCAGCTCGACCATTCGCCTGTGGACCGATCTGCGCGAGGATTTCCGGCAGTTGCCCGTGGTCATCAACCGCGGGTTCGGCGGCTCGACCATGGCCGACTGCCAGTACTTCGTGAAGAACCTCGTGTTGCAGTACCAGCCCCGCCATGTGATGGTGTATGCGGGTGACAACGACCTGGCGGAAGGGCGCACGCCCGAGCAGGTGCTCGAGAGCTTCCAGTCCTTCGTGCGCTCGGTGCGAGAGGCGCTGCCCGAGACGCGCATCAGCTACATCTCCATCAAGCCCAGCCCGCTGCGGCTGTCGCTGCTGCCGCGCATGCGCGAAGCCAACGCCCTGCTGGCGCAGTACGTGCGCACGGTGCCCAACAGCGATTTCATCGACATCTTCACCCCCATGCTGGATGCGCAGGGTCTGCCGCGCACCGAATTGTTCGGGGCCGACCACCTGCACATGAACGACGCGGGCTACGACCTCTGGCGCACCATCATCGGCAGCTACGTGGGCGACGGCGCGGCGCCCGCGGGCGGCGCCACGGCCGCGCAGCCGGGCACGGACGGGCTCATCCGGGCCAGCGCCCGGCCCTGA
- a CDS encoding MFS transporter yields the protein MVSYPAFPASSSGSPDAAATPPSPSTPQGSATYADWVRRGTPEYRRAGLAMFLLGLASFSLIYSVQPLLPAFASGFGVSPAESSLALSLTTGWLAFAIVLAGAFSQALGRRGLMCASMALAALLQIGAALAPTWHGLLVARALEGLVLGGVPAVAMAWLAEEIEPAALARTMGLYVGGTAFGGMVGRVGMGLVTEFTSWRLALGGLGLLCLAAAAGFLRLLPPSRRFVRRPGINAQFHLRAWAGHLRNPGLLRIYAIGFLLTSVFVTVFNYATFRVSGAPYHLGQTQASLIFLAFGFGIVSSSVAGALADRFGRHRLLAAGFALMLAGVGLTLFAPLAAVVAGIALVTTGFFIGHAVASGSVGPQAGEAKGHAASLYLLFYYLGSSVTGSAGGWFWQHGGWPAVAGLTGGIALAGLVAAAALGRAARVQPAAWAQG from the coding sequence ATGGTCTCTTACCCCGCCTTTCCCGCTTCGTCCTCCGGCAGCCCGGACGCCGCCGCCACTCCCCCGTCCCCCTCTACCCCGCAAGGCAGCGCCACCTATGCCGACTGGGTGCGGCGCGGCACCCCGGAGTACCGCCGCGCCGGCCTGGCGATGTTCCTGCTGGGCCTGGCCAGCTTTTCGCTGATCTATTCGGTGCAGCCCCTGCTGCCTGCGTTCGCGTCGGGTTTCGGCGTCAGCCCGGCGGAGAGCTCGCTCGCGCTGTCGCTCACCACGGGCTGGCTGGCCTTCGCCATCGTGCTGGCCGGCGCTTTCTCGCAGGCCCTCGGCCGCCGCGGCTTGATGTGTGCTTCCATGGCGCTCGCGGCGCTGCTGCAGATCGGAGCGGCCCTCGCGCCCACGTGGCACGGCCTGCTCGTGGCCCGGGCGCTGGAAGGGCTGGTGCTGGGCGGCGTGCCCGCCGTGGCCATGGCGTGGCTGGCCGAGGAGATCGAGCCCGCTGCCCTTGCGCGCACCATGGGCCTCTATGTGGGCGGCACGGCCTTCGGCGGCATGGTGGGCCGCGTGGGGATGGGGCTGGTCACCGAGTTCACCTCGTGGCGCCTGGCGCTGGGCGGGCTCGGCCTGCTGTGCCTTGCCGCCGCGGCAGGCTTCCTGCGGCTGCTTCCGCCATCGCGCCGCTTCGTGCGCCGGCCCGGCATCAACGCGCAGTTCCATCTGCGCGCATGGGCCGGGCACCTGCGCAATCCGGGGCTGCTGCGCATCTATGCCATCGGCTTCCTGCTAACCAGCGTCTTCGTCACGGTGTTCAACTACGCCACCTTCCGGGTGTCGGGTGCGCCCTATCACCTGGGCCAGACGCAGGCCAGCCTGATCTTCCTGGCCTTCGGTTTCGGCATCGTGTCCTCGTCGGTCGCAGGCGCCCTGGCCGATCGTTTCGGCCGGCACCGGCTGCTGGCCGCCGGGTTCGCGCTCATGCTCGCGGGCGTTGGCCTGACGCTGTTCGCGCCGCTGGCTGCGGTCGTGGCCGGCATCGCGCTGGTCACCACCGGCTTTTTCATCGGCCATGCCGTGGCGAGCGGTTCCGTGGGGCCGCAGGCCGGCGAGGCCAAGGGCCATGCGGCGTCGCTCTATCTGCTCTTCTATTACCTCGGCTCCAGCGTCACAGGGTCTGCGGGCGGCTGGTTCTGGCAGCACGGCGGATGGCCGGCCGTGGCGGGCCTGACCGGCGGCATCGCGCTGGCCGGCCTGGTGGCTGCGGCGGCCCTGGGAAGGGCAGCCCGGGTACAGCCAGCGGCATGGGCCCAAGGATGA
- a CDS encoding LysR family transcriptional regulator: MELRHIRYFLAVAEEGNFTRAAARLGIGQPPLSLQIRDLEAEVGAPLFHRVPHGAELTEAGRAFLEKVQPLPAQATQALQAARRAARGETGQLQLGFTGTAAFNPLVPACIRAFRHAFPQVELRLVEANSVALATALLEGRIDAAVLRPSLSDPAALAVQPLVEEPLVAALPADHACARGRGGLALQALRDDPFILTPRAVGISLHDAVLDACRAAGFEPAQGQPAPQIASILSLVSAEVGVSLVPACMRQLSVRGVAFRPLRTPAPRVGLAVAHRAARPPETALQFAAIARRVAAGPGRPE; this comes from the coding sequence ATGGAACTGCGACACATCCGCTACTTTCTCGCCGTGGCCGAGGAAGGCAACTTCACCCGGGCCGCGGCGCGCCTGGGCATCGGGCAGCCGCCACTGAGCCTGCAGATCCGCGACCTGGAAGCCGAGGTCGGCGCCCCGCTCTTCCACCGCGTCCCCCACGGCGCCGAACTGACGGAGGCCGGCAGGGCCTTCCTGGAAAAGGTGCAGCCATTGCCGGCGCAGGCCACCCAGGCACTGCAGGCGGCCCGGCGGGCAGCCCGTGGCGAGACCGGTCAACTGCAGCTGGGTTTCACCGGCACGGCGGCATTCAATCCCCTGGTTCCGGCCTGCATCCGGGCGTTCCGCCACGCCTTCCCCCAGGTGGAGCTGCGCCTGGTGGAGGCGAATTCGGTGGCGCTCGCCACGGCACTGCTGGAGGGACGCATCGATGCCGCCGTACTGCGCCCTTCCCTTTCCGATCCGGCCGCGCTCGCGGTGCAACCGCTGGTGGAAGAGCCGCTCGTGGCCGCATTGCCTGCCGACCACGCCTGCGCCCGCGGACGCGGCGGACTGGCGCTGCAGGCCTTGCGGGATGACCCGTTCATCCTCACCCCGCGCGCGGTGGGCATCAGCCTGCACGACGCGGTGCTGGACGCCTGCCGCGCCGCCGGCTTCGAGCCCGCGCAGGGCCAGCCCGCGCCGCAGATCGCGTCCATCCTGTCGCTGGTCTCGGCGGAAGTGGGGGTCTCGCTGGTGCCCGCCTGCATGCGCCAGCTCAGCGTGCGCGGCGTGGCCTTCCGCCCGCTGCGCACTCCCGCGCCGCGCGTGGGCCTGGCCGTGGCGCACCGTGCCGCGCGGCCGCCGGAAACGGCCCTGCAGTTCGCGGCCATCGCCCGGCGCGTGGCGGCAGGCCCGGGGCGGCCGGAGTGA
- a CDS encoding Bug family tripartite tricarboxylate transporter substrate binding protein, whose protein sequence is MTLSRRRLLSHASLAGAALAAGLPLAARAQAGKTLRILVGFPPGGGSDAIARLLADKLKDVLGVPVVVENRPGAGGQIAAQVLKTSPLDGSTVFLTHDHTISILPQVVKHPGFDPAHDFIGVGGVATFVNAFAVSGGTPARSFDEYVAWVKSQGGKSAVGIPAPASTPEFLVKLLGERYRLDLVSAPYRGSAPMIGDMLGNQIAAGVGSVPDFLENHKAGKIRIVAVLGDRRQAALPDVPTFGELGLKGFEDLPYYGFYAPAGTPAKAVQQFSEALAKVLARADVREQLVAMGLTVTPMTPQQLTARERAYTQAWTRIIRESGFQPQ, encoded by the coding sequence CAGCGGGCCTACCCCTCGCGGCCCGGGCGCAGGCCGGCAAGACGCTGCGCATCCTGGTGGGCTTCCCGCCCGGCGGCGGCTCGGACGCGATCGCGCGGCTGCTGGCCGACAAGCTCAAGGACGTGCTCGGCGTGCCGGTGGTGGTGGAGAACCGGCCCGGCGCCGGCGGCCAGATCGCCGCACAGGTGCTCAAGACGTCCCCGCTCGATGGCAGCACCGTCTTCCTCACGCACGACCACACCATCTCCATCCTGCCGCAGGTGGTGAAGCACCCGGGGTTCGATCCCGCGCACGACTTCATCGGCGTGGGCGGCGTGGCCACCTTCGTCAACGCCTTCGCCGTATCGGGCGGCACGCCGGCCCGCAGCTTCGACGAGTACGTGGCCTGGGTGAAATCGCAGGGCGGCAAGAGCGCGGTGGGCATTCCCGCGCCGGCCTCCACGCCCGAGTTCCTGGTGAAGCTGCTCGGCGAGCGCTACCGGCTCGACCTGGTGTCCGCGCCCTACCGGGGCAGCGCGCCCATGATCGGCGACATGCTGGGCAACCAGATCGCGGCGGGCGTCGGGTCGGTGCCGGACTTCCTGGAGAACCACAAGGCCGGCAAGATCCGCATCGTGGCGGTGCTGGGCGACCGGCGGCAGGCCGCGCTGCCCGATGTGCCCACCTTCGGTGAACTGGGCCTGAAGGGGTTCGAGGATCTTCCCTACTACGGTTTCTACGCCCCGGCCGGTACGCCCGCGAAGGCCGTGCAGCAGTTCTCGGAAGCCCTCGCCAAGGTGCTGGCCCGTGCCGACGTGCGGGAGCAACTGGTGGCCATGGGCCTCACGGTCACGCCGATGACCCCGCAGCAGCTCACGGCGCGCGAGCGCGCCTACACCCAGGCCTGGACGCGCATCATCCGCGAAAGCGGCTTCCAGCCGCAGTGA